A stretch of DNA from Pseudoalteromonas sp. A25:
CCTACAACCGGTATGTGTGCCTTGATGGTTTTTGAAATTGAAGTAGGGTCTACATCGACATGCACAATCGTGGCTTCTGGGCAAAATTTCTTAACATTATTCGTTACCCGATCATCAAATCGCGCGCCTAGCGCTAAAATGACATCGGCGTTAGCCATCGCTTTGTTAGCCTCTAAATTACCATGCATGCCTAGCATACCGATAAAGTTAGGGTGCGTTCCGCTAATTCCCCCAAGTCCCATCAGAGTATTTGTGATCGGAGCATTCAGTGTTTCAACCAGCTCGGTAAGCTGCACTGACGTATTAGACAAAACAATGCCACCACCTGAATAAATAACAAGTCGTTTAGCACCTAATATCGCTTCAACTGCTTTCTTAATTTGCTTCGGGTGCCCTTTAACGCTTGGGTTATAAGTCCTCATATCGATACGCTCTGGCATCACATAATTAAATTTTAGCTGAGGGTTTAGAATATCCTTGGGCAGCTCGACCACAACCGGACCTGGACGACCAGTACTAGCTAAATAGAACGCTTTAGCGAGTATTGTTGGGATCTCCTGAGCATCTCTACAGTTAAAGCTATGTTTGACTATCGGTCTTGAACATCCAACAATATCGGTTTCTTGGAACGCATCATCACCAATCAAATTTGATGGCACTTGACCTGAAAGTACCACCATTGGTATTGAGTCCATATAAGCGGTGGCGATACCCGTAACGCAGTTCGTTGCACCTGGGCCAGATGTGGCAAGCACAACGCCAACATTACCAGTAGCTCGGGCGTAACCATCGGCCATATGTGTTGCGGCTTGTTCATGACGAACCAAGATATGTTCAATTTCGGTTTGTTGGAACAGTGCATCATATAAATCTAAAACTGATCCGCCTGGGTATCCAAATATATACTCAACGTCTAGTGCCCCGAGTGCCTTTACAACTAGCTCTGAGCCATTGTATTGCTGTGTTTTCATCCTCATTCCTCAGAATTATCAGTACCTGTTGGTAATTTCAACCAAAAAAAAACCCCGCATTTGCGGGGTTAAAGCGTAAATTTGCTCAACACGGCCCCGCTGGACTTAAAGATAAGACCACGACTAGGACATGTAGGTTAGATAAAATACGTTTCATTTTTGGTATTAATTTTTATTTTGTCAATTTACTGAGTTCATTAAATGTTGTTTTGTAATGCATGTCAAGGGCAGATACACAAAAGCGCATAAAAAAAGCAAATACTGTAAGTATTTACACTCATTAAAGCTAAAGTTTAACGAAGGAATGCGATTAAAAGAAAATAATATGCAAAAAGGAGGGGGTCAAAAATAGGCTGACCAAACGCCAGCCTTATCTTTTTAGGTTCTATTATAAACGGTCAATAACAGCTTGAGTGAAATCAGTGGTTCCATGGTTACCACCTAAGTCACGAGTTGTACGGTCACCGCTCTTAATTACATCTGCAACTGCGCTTCTGATGCGTTCTGCAGTTTCGCCCATCTCTAGATACTCAAGCATTTGAATCGAAGCTAAGATGACTGACGTTGGGTTAGCAAGGTTTTTACCAGCGATATCAGGCGCACTACCGTGAACTGCTTCAAAAATAGCGGCATTCTCACCAATATTTGCACCAGGCGCCATACCTAAGCCACCTACAAGACCCGCGCACAGATCTGATAAAATATCACCAAATAGGTTTGTTGTTACAATTACGTCAAATTCTTCAGGAGTCATCACTAACTTCATGCATGTCGCATCAACAATCATCTCTGCCGATTCGATATCAGGGTAACGCTCGCCAACTTCGCGCGCTACTTTCAAAAACAAACCAGAAGTCGACTTAAGGATATTCGCTTTATGGACAGCCGTTACTTTTTTACGGCCTTCACGACGTGCTAACTCATACGCAAATGTTACGATTTTTTCAGCACCTTCGCGTGTAATTTTTGACATCGCTTCAGCTTCATTGCCATCATCAGAAACTACCTGGCCAAGACCAGAGTACATACCCTGAGTGTTCTCACGTACTGTGATGATGTCGATGTCTTCGTAACGCGCTTTCGTACCAGCAAATGATTTTACTGGACGTACGTTAGCATACAGACCAAATTGCTTACGCAACGTAACGTTTATAGAAGTAAAACCTTCACCAACTGGCGTCGTCAATGGACCTTTTAAAGTGATTTTGTTCTTTTCAATCACTTCTAAAGTTTCTTTAGGAAGTAGTTCACCAGTTTTTTCTAGTGCTGCAAGACCTGCATCTACAAATTCATAGTCAAAATCACAGCCTGCTGCATTTAAGATTTCAATTGCAGAGTCGATAATGCTAGGACCTATGCCGTCGCCTTTAATCACGGTAATGGTTTGCTTTGCCATTCTGGTTTTTCCTTTATCAAAAGTAATTTTGCACCATACCCAAATGGGCACTACTGAAAAGTTTAGTAAACAAAGAGGGAAGGTGCGTGTTCGCTTGAAAATTTAAGCGCGTTTTATAACAATTTATGCAGACATATACCAGTAAGTAATGACAATTACCCATAAATAAGGCTTATGCTTGTTATAGGTAGTATTTATTGCGTAAATAACACACGAAATATCGATTTATACTGGCGGTATTAAATACTTTATTTCAATCAACGTTGCAACTTGGACTTTGTGCAATAAACGCATCACAAAAAGAGGCCAAAGAGGGCCACTGCAAATCGCTTAGTACATTATCTAACAGCTGTGTTTGCCACGCACTGAGGGCTTGCGAACCACCCAAAGTATATATTGCCAGCAGCTTAATAGCGATGATTTGCTGCCCTAACTCATCTAACGTTTGCTTTTGCTCAACTTCAGATTTCAGAAATGCTTGATGTGAGGTAGAGTGTTTAAAATAACTTTCAACAAATGCCTCGAACTTTGATTCGTCTAAGCGATTAAAACCAAACAAATGAGCAATCGATACACCTTTATCTTCAATGTCTTCTGTACATGGTATTACAAGGCGCATGATATTCGTATTGTGGTTATTTAAGATAAAATAAATGGCAGCTGTAAACGGGCTTAACAACTGTTCAAATTGCTCACCTTGGGCATGACTAAATAAGGTTATGATAAGCTTATTTATGTGAATGTATTTTTGCCAAACATCATTTGCAAACGGATGATGTAACTGTGAAATCAATGTTTCAAGCAGCACTCTTTGACACAATAATCCCGCCGTATCTAAACCAACCATAGTAAGACAATGGCGTAAAGTGGTTGCTTTTTGGCCTTGGCGATTATATTGTCTCGCCGCTAACTGTAACGCTTGCGTGATTTGTGAAAAAGGCTTTATGGTTTTTTCTATCGCTTTAAACTCTAAAAACTGCTGTTTACCTAGGTTAGTAATTGCTTGCCAAATATCTGTATGTTCCACATGCCCGCAATGAGCTACTGGCATTTGCTCGTTAAACCATATTGTGTAAAGCAATGTGTTATCTGACGTCACGATAGGCTGATACACGGGAGAAAATTGCTTAGTTGTTTTTATCATGCCTACTGCTTTGTTATTATCTAACAACGCCAACAAGTAGCCATTGTTTATAACCGATAGAACCAGCGCGCCTTGCCCCTTGTAATTCACTAGCGAACCACCAGGGTAATGAATTATCTGCTTTGATAGCGCCATTAAAGAAAGCTGCGCAAATTCATTATGTGTGCCTAAATACAAGGATTTAATCGCTTGTACTATCGTAAACGTTTTAACATTTGGTCTGGGTGTAATTGCTTTTGCTATTCGTTTAGCTAGCGTCACCAATATACTGGTGTTGTCGTATAAGGGGATCGCTTTATTGCCGGTTATGGCATTTGAGTACTTATCCAATCGCGACAGAATACGTTGTAATTGCCCGTTTGGAACGTTCGCACTGTTCAGCATAGTGACAGCAAACTGGTGTCTTAGCTTTACCAATTTACTCTCTTGTTTACTCAAAGTAGCAGAACGAGCCAATTTGTTTGTTTCGTTGGAGCAACATAAATAATCACTTAATGCTGCAATGACTAATTCTTCTGTAAATGACTCTTTATAACCGTTAGCGCAACAAAACGCACAAACCAAAATACACTGGTTAACAGTAAGGTTAGTTGTATAGCCATAATCTGATGCATAGAATTGCAGATGAGCGTGCATCGCATTTGGCTGAGCGTAATAACATTGTACGAAGCGCTCAGCTAATTGGGTAAGAGTAGGGTAGATAGCTGGCCATTTTTGCTTTTTATAATAAAGTCGAAGGGCTTGATGAGTGTGTTCAAACAACCGTTTTAGATGGACTGGACTTGGGGTAAATTCAGACATGCTTACTTGGCCTTTTCGTAGGCCACACTTGCCGCAGGCCCCCACAGGATGAGCTGCCCATTATCAAATAACAATCCAGTACATTCATCTTGTGTTGTGATCCCATCTGGTTTAACTAATTGAGTACGATAATAAACAATTTGTAAGGTCTTATCCTGATGCTTCTTCACATAAGTTAAATCAGGGCTTCCCAATGTTTCTAGTACCTCATCGAGCTCTATATTTTGATCAGGCTTTAACTTACTAATAAAGCGTTTGTTAAAGGCTTCACGGTCTTGCCATATCATCGCTTGCGGGTCATCTTTATAATAATTGATCACCAACATCACAATCGTGGCATAAACAGCCAAACCTAACACTATATACTGCAATACTTTCTTTATCATAGTAAACCCACCTGAAAACGGTGGAAGAGTATAACAGAGTGGCCACTTTGGCGTATAAAGTTGCGACTAAACAACGCCATTTGCACACAGCCTTAATTGCTTAAGATTAAAGCCCAAATGAATGTCTGTTCTGAGCGTTACCAATTGCTTACTGATGATATAGTCGTCCATTCCTGTAACTAACTTTTCTTTTGTAGAGGGTTTACAGTCAGAGTCTTCAATAGCGTCAGCTAACTCATTGTAATTTGCAACGAGTTGCGCAGCGGTCTTTTTACCAATCCCCGCAACGCCGGGAACATCATTGGTTTTATCACCTGCAAGCGCCCAAAAGTCAGCCAGTTTATCTTTTGTCACACCAAACCTTTCAAGAATGCAGTTATTCGTAAGCCAATGACGCTTAAAATAATCGTAAATGGAAATGTGCTCACTAAGTAAAGGGTAAAAGCCTTTATCCGTTGAGATTATAGTAGACTCGACATTCGCTTTGCTGGCCTTACTCGCAAGCGTCGCGATGATATCATCGGCTTCATCTTGCTGAGGCATATAAGCAGTTACGCCATGTTCAACAAACCCTCTCGCAACTGACTCTAAATTAGCACAGAGTAATTCTGGCATTGGCTTACGGCTATGCTTATAGTTTGGATAAAAGTGATATCGCCAGCTTTTTTGACCATCGAACACCGCGATAGCATGTGTGGCTTCAGTGATCGCAAGCAACTTTTTAGTCGCATGACTTACACGACTCTTACAAGACACTATTGTTTGTTGTTCGCTACGATGGGCTTGTTGTTCATCTACTGCGTAGATGCGCCTAATTAAATTAAGCGCATCTATTAGGACTAGTTTTCTTTTCATGCTTTAATTTGGTAGCACGGTATGTATTTACTGCCAGGAAGTTTCATACGACCTTGCTCAACAAAAGCGCGTAACAGTTTATCCATATCCTTCATCAAAGACGTGTCACCGCTTAGCGTGTAAGGCCCGTGCTGTGCTATCGCTTTAATCCCTTCATCTTTTACATTACCGGCCACTATCCCAGAAAAAGCGCGACGCAAATTAGCAGCTAGTTGCTGGGTTGGTTGAGACAAATGTAAATCTAGCGCAGCCATATTCTCATGCGTGGGCGCAAAAGGCATTTGAAACTCGTTATCAATTTTAAGCGTCCAGTTGAAATAATACGCATCTCCATGCGCTTTTCGATACTCTCGAACTTCTTTCATACCCAGTTTCAGTTTTTTTGCCACAAGTGCGGGGTCATCAATGATCACTTCAAACTTTTTAAGCGCTTCATCGCCTAGGGTACTCTTAACAAACATACAAATTTCTTCGAAGTACTGCGCAGACTCCTTAGGGCCAGTAAGTATCACCGGTAAGCATTGCTTTTCATTTTCAGGATGAAGCAAAATGCCCAATAAATAGAGCAACTCTTCTGCGGTACCTGCGCCGCCCGGAAAAATAATAATTCCATGCGCGGTACGCACGAACGCTTCTAAGCGTTTTTCAATATCTGGTAGTATGACTAGCTCATTGACTATTGGATTGGGTGGCTCGGCTGCGATAATACTTGGCTCAGTTAAACCTAAATAACGATTACTGCTGATCCTTTGCTTTGCATGGCCTATCGTGGCCCCTTTCATTGGTCCTTTCATTGCACCTGGTCCACATCCTGTACAAATGTTGAGCCCGCGCAAGCCTAACTGGTAACCCACTTCTTTTGTATAGCGATACTCAGTTTCATTAATTGAATGTCCGCCCCAACAGGTAATAATATTTGGATCGCTATTTACTTCAAGAGCATCAGCATTACGCAACATGTCAAAAACCATATGCGTAATTTCACGAGGCGTATTTATTTGTGCTTCATGGCGTTGACAAATGAACAAAATGTCGCGTATTACCGAGAAAATATGTTCATGAATACCTAAAATAATTTCATCATCCACAAAGGCCGTTTCTGGAGGGTTACTGAGCTCAATTTTAATACCACGTTCACGCGCGATCAGTTTAATGTCAAAGTCTTGATATTTATTGTATATTTCTGAGCTTGAGTCTGTATGACTGCCCACATTTAAAACAGCCAAAGCGCAATTTCTAAATAGTCTATATCGCTCGCTGTTAGATGATTGTTGAAGTAAGTCTACCTCTAATTGAGATAACAGATTTAGTACGCCAGTGGGGTTTAACTGTACTTGCATAGGCATTCTCCTTGTTATTCACGAAGGCAAAGGCGATCACGACCGCTATTTTTTGCCTCGTAAAGTGCGCTATCCGCTCTATCAAATGCAGATAGCGGGGTGTCACCATCTTTAAATTGCGTTGCACCTAGAGATATGGTGATTTGTACTTGCGTCTCTTTAAATTTAAAAGGGATCGACTTTATAACGTTACGTAACTTTTCTAGGGGTGGTTTAGCATGTTGTAAATGCATACCGGGCATCAACACGACAAACTCTTCACCGCCGTACCGCGCGATAAAATCTGTCTTACGTATGGCTTTTTTCAGTGCCCTTGCTATAACTTGCAAAGTTTTGTCACCAGCACTATGCCCATATTTATCGTTGATTGATTTAAAATGATCAACATCAATTACAACCAGTGTCACGTCGCTTTTATTTATACCAAACAAATGAAACTCTTGGTTAAACCTGTCATCAAATGCGGCCCTGTTCGGTAGTTTGGTCAAGCCATCAAGTAAGCTTTTAAAACGTTGTTCTGACAGCCGCTTTTTATATGTATTTACTTTAGTCTCTAACACACTAATGCGGTCGTTAATTTTTTCAAAACTCTCATATAACGCTTTTTTATCTTCACTTTCAATGCGCTCACGCTCTATCAAGTCTTGGCTTAACAGTTTTAATTCGCCATCAACTAAGCTTTTTAATTCACTGATAGTCGTTGCTTTTTGTGTGTGACTATTCAACCGTTCAATTTTTGATTCTATCTGCTTATTTAAACTGCTAATTTGCTTATTTACACTCTGAGAGTGCTTAGTTGTTGCGACTATCGAGCTATTGAGCTCTTCTAAAGTTTGGTTTAGAGAAACCAAAAAGCCTTGCGCTGATTGACGCTCACGACTGATGCTCTTAACTATCACTTTAATAATATTCAATGCTGAATTGAGCAATGAATCGATACTATCATTTAAAGTAATCGCATTTTTTATCGCTTTGACTTCCTGAGATACGTCTTCATCAAAGGTCAGTTCATTCGCTAAATTTAATAGTTCGTTGGCGATCTCTGGTGACTGCTGCAATTGCTCTGCGTCATTTACGATATCCGCTTGCGATAATTTTAGTTGTAACGCTTGCTGATAAATACTCGAGAGCTTTTCGAGTACTGGTATGTAGTCACTCGTTGTGTTGATATTTGATAACTCATGGTCCAAAAGGTGACGTAGCTTTCTGCGCCCATCCTCGGGTAAGCCTCTGATTTTTTGCAGTTGCTTACCGGCCTGCATGATACTTTGCTGCAGAGAACGGTTGTTTGTACTAATGGTTGCTTCTTGATGTTTTAGGATATCATTCATCCCATCGATCAGAGGCTCTAGCTCTTCGAAATCCATGCCTTTTTGCAGCGCACTACGAAACTTAGCAAGCTGATTATCAAGTGCTACATCTTGCCCTTTACAACTTAGCGACAGCTTAGCGGCAAAATTAGATAACACATCCACTTGATGCTTGCGCGCGGTCTCTAAAGCCTTTCTAGCTTTTATTGTTTGTTCTAGCTTTTTTTCTAGAAGCGCAGAGTTTTTAGTTACCAATATTAACTACTTCCATCATCTTCAGTGTTTTAACTTAAGTTTACATCAATTATTTGCGTTGTGTTTACGAATTTTATGTTCTTTGTAATTTATCGAACATATTGTGCTTTCACCGAGTTTTTTAGACATGCTTTGGTGTTTTGATATCCTCAAAGTATTAATTCCAACTCGGGCATACAATGCAATACAAACATTTTCTTATCCCACTTACTCTTATAACATTCAATTCCTTCGCTCAAGTAGAATATAAACTAACAATAGATCAAGGCGAACATCACTTAGGTAACGTGACTGTTGAGTTTCCAAAGTCAGCTCAAGCTCACCTTGATATCAAATTACCAGATTGGCGCACCGGGCGCTATGAAGTATTAGATCTTGCCAATGGTATTCGCTATTTCAATGCAACAGATCAAAAAGGCGACACTCTTAATTGGCGCAAAATAGACAAAAGTACATGGCGTGTTCATTTAGACTCCCCAACACAGGTTAAAGTGAGTTACCAGGTGTACGCCAACGAACTAGGAAAACGCGCTAGACATATCGACGACACCCACGCATTTGTTGATGCTTCTGGGTTCTTCATGTTTTCTGAATCATTTCGTCAAGAACCAGTGTTAGTTGATTTAGATGTTCCCAAGCCATGGCGCTCAGTATCAGGCATGGAATACGCGCATGATAAACATAGTTTCACGGCAGCTAATTATGACGTTCTAGTAGACTCACCGATTGAAACAGGTGTAAATGAGTTACATAAATTCACCGTTGATGGACGAAACTATGAATTAGTGATCTGGGGCCAGGGTAACTACAATGTCGAGCAGATGCTCGTAGACCTAAAAAAGTTAGTTAATACGGGCTCTTTGATTTGGCAAGACTATCCATATGATCGTTATGTATTCATGGTTCACGCCACCAGTGGCGCACGTGGTGCTACCGAACATTTAAATTCTACAATTATTCAACGTCACCGAGATAGTTTTGCAAAGCGTAAAGACTATGTAGGCTTTATATCTACCGCAGCTCATGAATTTATTCACACTTGGAACGTTAAGGCATATCGCCCAGCAGGGTTAGTGCCTTATGATTACATTAACCCAAACTATAGTGATTTGCTTTGGCTATCTGAAGGTTCAACAAGTTATTTAGAAGATTACCTGCTACTGAGTGCAGGGATCACAACTGCCCCTGAATTTTTCAATAATTTAACTGAGACTTTAAATGCACACTTTGCTACGCCAGGTAGAGAGGTACAGCCGGCCGCTCAAGCAAGTTTTGATAAATGGATCAACCAAGGTGGAGACCACGGCAAAAATTACAGTACCAGCATTTATAGAGAGGGTGCATTGATATCATTGGCGCTAGATATAGACTTGCTGAGCAAAAGCGAAGGTAAAGTCAGCTATCGAGATGTACATAAACATTTATATAAACAGTTCAAGTTACCCAAATCGTTTACCAGCGCAGATGTAAAATATATTTTAAGACAAATATCTGGCCGTGACTACAGTACATGGTGGGATAAGCACATTAATTCACCCTTAGATATAGATATACAAAATCTGCTAGATAAAGTTGGGCTTGTGTACGATTACCCTGCTGAAGCCATACCCACAGCTAATTTACAGATAGACGTTAAGCATACAGGTCAACTACTAACAATTAAGCATGTTGCTCGTAATAGCTCAGCTTGGCAAGCGGGGCTTACAGCAGGAGATAAGATAGTCGCATTCAACAACCAGCATGTGCGCGACACATTGCCAGATTCACTGTCTTATTTCAAAGGTGGTGATAGGGTTAAAGTTGACTTCATCCGTCGAGACGAGCTCATGAGTACCCAGGTTATACTTGAAAAAGGGTTTAACCTTCCAAAAAGAATAAGTGCCATCGAACACCCCGATGATGCACAAAAGAAGCTGTTTAAAGCATGGACAGGTATTGATCACCCTTCAGTTGAACAATCGAACTAAACAATCCAATGCGTGCCGTACTGAACTTTAGTAGGGCACCTTTAATACCGAAATTGCGAACATTTCCCAAAAACCATGCGCTGCATCAAAACCTAAGTGTTTTGTACTTGTTAGATAGTTAATCACCCCCTAAATTAAAGTGGCATCATGTAAAATATTCATGGAGTTTACAAATGTCTCAGCACCACGGATTTTCCATAGGAATAGAAAGACTTAACGATCAATTTATTGTGCATATGAAAGCATTTGGCACATTGACCCACGAGGACTACAAAACCATTACGCCCATGTTAGAGGGAGCTTTTCAGCAAGTCGCACACCCTCATATCAAAGTGCTTGCAGATATGACCCATCTTGAAGGCTGGGAGCTACAAGCCGCTTGGGACGACCTTAAGCTCGGTTTAAAATATGGCTCTAGTTTTGATAAGGTGGCGCTTATCGGCTCTCATCCATGGCAAGACACACTGGCCAAAATCGCAGGTTGGTTCATAGGAGCGCAAGTGGAAAAATTTACAGATCAGGCTCAAGCCCAAGCATGGTTATTGAAAAAAGAGTAATTCGCTTGCAAAGCTGTTTCATAAAATCAGGCCTATTCAACAGATATAAGCAGGAGAACAATGCTGTTTTCCTGCTTATACCTTAACAAATGGCCCTGTTTAGTTACTTGTAGTTTTAAGATAGAGTGACTTTAATCTGATCCAAGTTGCTCCTTCACATCCTTCAGTAACGACCGTTACATCGGCACCAGTTTGATGTGCATGATAAATTGTACTCAGTAAATTTGGGTGTGGATCGTAAAGCCCAGCCCATCCATTATTACTGTGACACTCGCCATTTCTTTGCGCATCAACATAGCCCGTATCTATTTTTAACCCAACATGTCCTACATTATCAGTGTAAATCTCGGTGATCTTGCCTCTATCAACGCTTGCAGCATTGGCACAAAAAGCGCTGACCATACTTAATGCAACTATAAGTTTTCTCATTGGTTTTCCTTAATCAAAATCATAAAAATTAGCAAAAGAGTCAGTTCGTCTCCGCGTGGTCGGTGGCCAAGCAACATACAAATAACTTTTAACTCTTTGATACTGAATGCCGTAGATTTTATAGCAAGAAGTATTTTTTTTATATAAATATATTGTTAACTTTTAAACTGCTAAATACGGCAATACATCTCAAAAAAATCAACAAACTCTGAGCAAAAATTACGCATTGATAAATTGCACTCTTTAAAAAATACTGAATAACATATCTATATTCACCCACTTAAACAGATCCCCTGACTACTGCTTGTGTAATTGCTTGTAATGGAAATGTTAAAACTTTCAAACTAAACATAAGGGGCAAAATGTAGCAATAGACACCGACAAATAGGAGGGAACATGTCTAACTCAGGTCAAGTAGAACAAAGAATTTCACAACGTACACTTCAATCCACAAAAAGCGAAGAGCCAGAACTAGGTCCACTTAGCCAACTGCCTGGCATTTGGCAAAATACTGGTCAATTTAAAGGCCATGGATGGAATATGATCGCTCTGCCATTTCCTTCAGGCAACCATGATTATCGACTGCTTAACAATCAATACAACGAAACATTGACTTTTCAGCTTGTGGATAAAAACGTTCCCAACAGAGGTATGAATGGCGACCAAGAGGTATTCACGATAGATTACGTGCAAGCGATTGAACAAATTGCCGCTGCTGATTTCCCCGATTCAGGTTTAGCCGGAGGCGCTGGCTTAGCTATTCATCATGAACCAGGCTTGTGGCTACATATGAAAGATCATACAACAGGCGACATCAATATAGCTAGACTATCTAGTATACCTCATGGTGATGCGGTGATGGCACTTGGCAAAAGTCAAACAAACACAACTGGCTTTGACATACCCAATTTAAATGGCCTACCTATTGGAGTAAACCAAGACTTATCTAACCCATACCTAAAACCTTATGCTCATTTTAATGATCAGCCTTTCAAAGGCATATTTAACCCTACTAAACCAAATGATCTGCTCAGATCGGCAATTACTCCATTTTTTAGTGCTAATGAAATAGCCAGCGTTACACAGTTAAAAGTGGATACTGCTATGGGCAGTGGAGGTGTTAACAACATTCCTTTTGTCACTCGACAAGCTAACGCTGCCGAAGTAAGTTCGATATTTTGGATTTATGAATTAAAAGAGAAACATTCTAACGGCGAGCCCCGTATGCTATTGCAATACACACAAACCGTTCTATTAGAGTTTTTTGACAGTCCGAATGGTCCAGGATTAATAAAGTGGCCGCATGTAAGTATCAATACGTTAGAAAAACAGCCAAGTAATTAATCCAGTATTTAAAATGAGTTTGCCAATATAAGCTTTAGGGCAAACTCAACTATTAGTTTATGAACTTGATATCATTTGACATGGATTAGCCCTTCGTACTCATAACTACACACCAGCTCCAGTAAGCACTACAAAGTATTTACTATCCATATAAATGAACAACCACAACGCAACGAGTTTGCCAATGCGTGCTTTTGCGTCACGCTATCCACTGCAAACTCAATCACTAGGAATAAGGTAAATGAACCTAAACTCGGGATAAACAACATGCACAGCACTTTTTGCGTATTTCTGCGTTGAATTCGCTAGCAATAGCTCGCTATTACGTACGCCAACTCGCCTTGAACTGCACAAAAATAGCAGCACTGTATGATTTACTCTTGTAATGGACTGATATAACTGACTGTGCCATATCCATTATCCCGAGTTCTGGTTAAATTAAAATAATTGGCTGAATATTATTCACTTTATTATAAGCATTTACTCAGATAGTCTATTTTATGAACTAATCAAAGGAACTATATAATGAAAATTAAGCTCAATAAAAAATCAGTCAAAAACCTTAATAACTCCAAAAACATACCTGTTGAACAAACACCAAATATTGCGGGTGGATACACGGCAGCTTGGATGTGTCAGCATAGTTACCCTGTATGTTATACAGAGCAGGTATGCCCATAAGCGTTATATTTATTCAATAATACATACGCTTGTTTAAGTCGAAATCGGCTAAAGCTGTTGTGCTTGTAGTGGTTTAAACAAACCACTACATCATGTGCTCAAGTTATCAAACAAACTAAATCATAACTTTTTGCCGCTTAAAAGGTTTTATATTGCTCTACCGGCACAAGACGTGCCTCCTTTATGTCGATACTCTCCCAAACCTTGTTAACCACGTATGGGTCATCACTAAGCCAGTTATCAAGCTCTTGTCTGGTTGAAAATTCAACATGAACCGATGAGCCTATCATTTTACCGGTTTCGTCTAACATGGCGCCACCGCTTAAAAAATGACCTTTCTCTATCAGTGTTTTAATTCCTACAAAGTGTGCATCTCTAACCGCCAATCGACGATTTATCGCCTCATCATCTTTATAGTCGTGTGCAGTTATAATGTATTGCATTTGTTTATCCTTTTAAAAAGTGTGTTCACGCAAGCGC
This window harbors:
- a CDS encoding acetolactate synthase 3 large subunit gives rise to the protein MKTQQYNGSELVVKALGALDVEYIFGYPGGSVLDLYDALFQQTEIEHILVRHEQAATHMADGYARATGNVGVVLATSGPGATNCVTGIATAYMDSIPMVVLSGQVPSNLIGDDAFQETDIVGCSRPIVKHSFNCRDAQEIPTILAKAFYLASTGRPGPVVVELPKDILNPQLKFNYVMPERIDMRTYNPSVKGHPKQIKKAVEAILGAKRLVIYSGGGIVLSNTSVQLTELVETLNAPITNTLMGLGGISGTHPNFIGMLGMHGNLEANKAMANADVILALGARFDDRVTNNVKKFCPEATIVHVDVDPTSISKTIKAHIPVVGCLATVLEQLQAAIDKSSSRIDRSAQEDWWQQITQWRSQQCLSYELGKEVIKPQTVVEKVYEVTNGDAYVCSDVGQHQMFAAQYYPFKNPRQWINSGGLGTMGFGLPAAMGVKLAFPNEHVVCVTGDGSIQMNIQELSTCLQYGLAVKIVSLNNRSLGMVRQWQDMMYGGRHSSSYMESLPDFVALAQSYGHIGIRVDHPSELDAALEKAFAITDRLVFLDIRVDEKEHVYPMQIKLGAVDDMWLKKGVKA
- a CDS encoding isocitrate dehydrogenase; the encoded protein is MAKQTITVIKGDGIGPSIIDSAIEILNAAGCDFDYEFVDAGLAALEKTGELLPKETLEVIEKNKITLKGPLTTPVGEGFTSINVTLRKQFGLYANVRPVKSFAGTKARYEDIDIITVRENTQGMYSGLGQVVSDDGNEAEAMSKITREGAEKIVTFAYELARREGRKKVTAVHKANILKSTSGLFLKVAREVGERYPDIESAEMIVDATCMKLVMTPEEFDVIVTTNLFGDILSDLCAGLVGGLGMAPGANIGENAAIFEAVHGSAPDIAGKNLANPTSVILASIQMLEYLEMGETAERIRSAVADVIKSGDRTTRDLGGNHGTTDFTQAVIDRL
- a CDS encoding DUF3192 domain-containing protein; translation: MIKKVLQYIVLGLAVYATIVMLVINYYKDDPQAMIWQDREAFNKRFISKLKPDQNIELDEVLETLGSPDLTYVKKHQDKTLQIVYYRTQLVKPDGITTQDECTGLLFDNGQLILWGPAASVAYEKAK
- the xni gene encoding flap endonuclease Xni, which codes for MKRKLVLIDALNLIRRIYAVDEQQAHRSEQQTIVSCKSRVSHATKKLLAITEATHAIAVFDGQKSWRYHFYPNYKHSRKPMPELLCANLESVARGFVEHGVTAYMPQQDEADDIIATLASKASKANVESTIISTDKGFYPLLSEHISIYDYFKRHWLTNNCILERFGVTKDKLADFWALAGDKTNDVPGVAGIGKKTAAQLVANYNELADAIEDSDCKPSTKEKLVTGMDDYIISKQLVTLRTDIHLGFNLKQLRLCANGVV
- the ppnN gene encoding nucleotide 5'-monophosphate nucleosidase PpnN, translating into MQVQLNPTGVLNLLSQLEVDLLQQSSNSERYRLFRNCALAVLNVGSHTDSSSEIYNKYQDFDIKLIARERGIKIELSNPPETAFVDDEIILGIHEHIFSVIRDILFICQRHEAQINTPREITHMVFDMLRNADALEVNSDPNIITCWGGHSINETEYRYTKEVGYQLGLRGLNICTGCGPGAMKGPMKGATIGHAKQRISSNRYLGLTEPSIIAAEPPNPIVNELVILPDIEKRLEAFVRTAHGIIIFPGGAGTAEELLYLLGILLHPENEKQCLPVILTGPKESAQYFEEICMFVKSTLGDEALKKFEVIIDDPALVAKKLKLGMKEVREYRKAHGDAYYFNWTLKIDNEFQMPFAPTHENMAALDLHLSQPTQQLAANLRRAFSGIVAGNVKDEGIKAIAQHGPYTLSGDTSLMKDMDKLLRAFVEQGRMKLPGSKYIPCYQIKA